One Eubacteriales bacterium mix99 genomic window carries:
- a CDS encoding chitobiase/beta-hexosaminidase C-terminal domain-containing protein — protein MKKMNRYLSIALMIVLMWSLVVCSNPGIVMAAAASKENATTSGEDGIPPKEDVMDSEKDNVTSTEDALILEDDTTNPKENIDAPKCGAETSKEDEVNPKGFHSADGKEADSSETSHKIPIKDTDKNNVNDKEDAADQDAAVETDTSVDSPEEVSAILGETQISDGLVMEAAGDHGTHEPLVNDIDGTKCWTMTHEDDVDMFYLRGTVDPDFLGGKAAPLQVQVTYWDSPQNGFFSLMYDAVDNDIKESDKVILSGSNTWKTHTFFLPEAKLQSFNGEYYSFRLGVWVPGSDFSKTPVSISRVALQKPDLLQNVTADVPEGVVESGTEVKLECDENGASIYYTTDGSDPATSDTRAEYSDNAPIVLSRATTIKAYAVKDNQRSLVQTFQYYLPSVSFQFDGQNGTGDGMDAWCVGDVVGDHFRRTTLEGRSCWVSKVEDHSGLYIMCDIGDGFTPKESANYDITVEYLDQGEGRFVVQYEHSNSFVTAPVQLENTDEWKSHTFHLDNVLLNNGTNGADFRIGVWGENMGFSSADVAFASVTVKQTPPAPISVELAGSKSGNIFCNEEPCELGLQLSNRTQENQNLQLSYTVRNSHGSSLLSQDFSVTIPSQQTVHSPIDLSDIHDYGTYTLQLIVHGADDKTILSGEYPFSRVLAQRNNLSDMVGACTHFNQSKGDPDKNFPIAAQAGIKWIRDEMSWSAAETTKGQVKVLPEWDEYIDTAIASCLEPLLILDYGNDLYGGGGPITDEAIAGYSNYCAVIAKHFEGRIKYFEIWNEWNGGMGTDGKLTAKQYSKMMVAASKAIKEVVPDAYIVGGCTAGADISWLQQMIDYPGAYEAVDAVSLHPYVYPSSPESGNVMGSIEQANQIFGDHPAKPIWITEIGWPTHTGISGVSEATSGAYAVRLYTWALANPDKVEHIFWYDLQNDGIDETYNENNFGLIRSFLPKDPVPWSAKENYAALSAFTSKVSDTDFVRKCDLGDGVYAYLFKKKNNGQDILILWSNGTAKNVGITLGDRPLQLSDMFGNSRNAATVDGTLTITLTDQPIYLEGTFADSLAPADSAFSIDPLKEDVVAGNEFTVFIHRSDSAQKLSGEYQVTLPEEWTAKDTTFPSGRDTDVLRIEVPEGTKSGTYSINIHPVSENVVYGSLTLPIRVISQMEYRLIPSVTNGDWRKWKVALNIQNNTASKEMKGSARLLEPAKWNSNNDVIDFDIPAGKENSILFDVPDNPGPKLYTVKVEITQEGQKPTVLEKKISFLAAAKAECPIKVDGTLSPEEWEDAMPFTANDKASYVPLNGGQWGGPEDISATGYLKWDKDNLYLAMNVMDDSHVQTDKGSGIWSGDSVQFCLDPGRSIAPGYYHTNDEIGFALNSQDNAVYHWKWASSAGDDLTMPDAGFSVVRKGTITSYEASIPWSDLVPDPNGIGENVDLGFSLLVNDSDPNEQGIGERKGFVQYMSGVGITKDMAQYGDLVLAEGTNNPPETPEMEEIIQGYMEDGQLNSNLGDQLLYRVSIIQTMVDQKQFAEAVNYLKDLRSYISAPAVLQQGLITKDALDAINAKAQEWIDVLQAK, from the coding sequence ATGAAAAAAATGAATCGATACTTAAGCATTGCCTTAATGATTGTACTGATGTGGAGTCTTGTTGTCTGCAGCAATCCGGGAATTGTCATGGCAGCGGCAGCTTCCAAGGAGAACGCAACAACTTCCGGGGAAGATGGCATCCCTCCGAAAGAAGATGTGATGGATTCGGAGAAGGATAATGTAACTTCAACAGAAGATGCATTAATCTTGGAGGATGATACGACTAATCCAAAGGAAAATATAGACGCTCCAAAATGTGGTGCAGAAACTTCGAAGGAGGATGAAGTAAATCCGAAAGGTTTTCATTCTGCGGATGGTAAGGAAGCGGATTCCAGCGAAACATCTCACAAGATACCGATCAAGGATACGGATAAAAACAACGTCAATGATAAAGAGGATGCTGCCGATCAGGATGCAGCGGTTGAAACTGATACGTCTGTTGACAGTCCCGAAGAAGTCTCTGCAATTCTGGGGGAAACACAAATCAGTGATGGGCTTGTCATGGAGGCAGCGGGGGATCATGGAACGCATGAACCATTGGTGAATGATATTGACGGCACCAAATGCTGGACAATGACGCATGAAGACGATGTGGATATGTTTTATCTGCGGGGTACTGTTGATCCGGATTTTCTTGGTGGTAAGGCTGCACCCCTACAGGTTCAGGTTACCTATTGGGATTCTCCCCAAAACGGCTTTTTTTCACTGATGTATGATGCTGTGGATAATGATATCAAGGAATCGGACAAGGTCATTCTTTCCGGGAGCAATACCTGGAAGACCCATACGTTTTTTCTGCCGGAAGCCAAACTGCAGAGCTTCAATGGGGAGTACTATTCTTTTCGCCTGGGAGTATGGGTTCCGGGAAGTGATTTCAGTAAGACGCCTGTTTCCATCAGCCGGGTGGCTCTGCAAAAGCCCGACTTACTGCAAAATGTAACGGCTGATGTACCGGAAGGGGTTGTGGAGTCCGGCACAGAAGTGAAACTGGAATGTGATGAGAATGGAGCTTCCATTTACTATACAACGGACGGTTCGGATCCGGCGACTTCGGACACCAGGGCAGAATATAGCGATAATGCGCCGATTGTTCTCAGCCGGGCCACAACCATTAAGGCCTATGCTGTAAAGGATAATCAGCGAAGCCTCGTTCAGACCTTCCAGTATTACTTGCCGTCGGTAAGCTTTCAGTTTGATGGCCAGAATGGAACCGGAGACGGAATGGATGCCTGGTGCGTGGGAGATGTCGTCGGGGATCATTTCCGTCGAACCACTTTGGAAGGGCGATCCTGCTGGGTCAGCAAAGTGGAGGATCATAGCGGGCTGTATATAATGTGTGACATTGGTGATGGCTTCACACCGAAGGAGTCTGCCAATTACGATATAACGGTCGAATATCTTGATCAGGGGGAAGGCCGTTTTGTTGTACAATATGAGCATTCCAATTCTTTTGTAACTGCGCCCGTTCAGTTGGAGAATACCGACGAATGGAAGTCCCACACATTCCATTTGGATAATGTTCTGTTGAACAACGGAACAAACGGTGCGGATTTTCGCATCGGCGTGTGGGGAGAAAATATGGGATTCAGCAGTGCCGATGTTGCCTTTGCCAGTGTTACGGTGAAGCAAACACCTCCGGCTCCCATATCTGTTGAACTTGCAGGAAGCAAAAGCGGAAATATTTTTTGCAATGAAGAGCCCTGTGAACTGGGGCTTCAACTTTCGAACAGAACACAGGAAAACCAGAATCTTCAGTTATCCTATACTGTGCGGAATAGCCATGGAAGTTCGCTGTTGTCACAGGATTTTTCCGTTACCATTCCGTCACAGCAAACAGTTCATTCTCCAATTGACTTATCAGATATTCATGACTATGGTACCTATACCCTCCAACTGATCGTTCATGGTGCAGATGACAAAACGATTTTATCCGGGGAGTATCCTTTCAGTCGTGTACTTGCACAACGAAACAATCTTTCTGATATGGTTGGAGCTTGTACTCATTTTAATCAGTCCAAGGGGGATCCGGATAAGAATTTCCCGATTGCTGCGCAGGCCGGGATCAAATGGATACGGGATGAGATGAGCTGGAGTGCAGCAGAAACGACCAAGGGGCAGGTAAAAGTACTGCCGGAATGGGATGAATATATCGATACTGCCATAGCCAGTTGCCTGGAGCCATTACTGATTCTCGATTATGGAAATGATTTATACGGGGGTGGTGGACCGATTACCGATGAGGCGATAGCAGGCTACTCCAATTACTGTGCCGTCATTGCAAAGCACTTTGAAGGCCGGATAAAATATTTTGAGATCTGGAACGAATGGAATGGCGGAATGGGTACCGATGGAAAGTTGACTGCCAAACAATACAGTAAGATGATGGTAGCTGCCAGCAAGGCAATTAAAGAGGTCGTGCCGGACGCCTATATCGTTGGCGGATGCACAGCAGGTGCTGATATCAGCTGGCTGCAGCAGATGATTGACTACCCGGGAGCTTATGAGGCGGTGGATGCGGTTTCCCTGCATCCGTATGTTTATCCCAGCAGTCCGGAAAGTGGAAACGTAATGGGGAGCATAGAGCAAGCAAACCAGATTTTTGGAGACCATCCTGCCAAGCCCATTTGGATTACGGAGATCGGCTGGCCGACACATACAGGAATCAGTGGGGTGTCCGAGGCGACTTCGGGTGCTTATGCCGTACGTTTGTATACCTGGGCATTGGCCAATCCCGATAAGGTGGAACATATCTTCTGGTATGATCTGCAAAATGATGGGATCGATGAAACTTACAATGAAAACAATTTTGGCCTGATACGCAGCTTTCTTCCGAAGGACCCGGTGCCATGGTCGGCAAAAGAAAATTATGCCGCACTCAGCGCATTTACCAGTAAGGTCTCCGATACAGATTTTGTAAGAAAGTGTGATTTGGGGGATGGCGTCTATGCTTATCTCTTCAAGAAGAAAAACAATGGACAGGATATTTTGATTCTCTGGTCCAATGGAACTGCTAAAAATGTTGGAATTACATTGGGCGATCGGCCGCTTCAGCTTTCAGATATGTTTGGAAACAGCCGGAATGCGGCAACGGTGGACGGTACTCTTACCATTACGCTGACCGATCAACCGATTTATCTGGAAGGAACTTTTGCCGATTCACTGGCGCCTGCGGATTCTGCGTTTTCCATTGATCCGTTGAAGGAGGACGTTGTAGCAGGAAACGAGTTTACTGTTTTCATTCACCGCTCTGACAGTGCTCAGAAGCTGTCCGGAGAGTATCAGGTCACATTGCCGGAAGAATGGACTGCAAAAGATACTACCTTTCCATCCGGCCGAGATACGGATGTTTTACGAATTGAAGTGCCCGAGGGAACGAAAAGTGGAACGTATTCCATCAACATCCATCCGGTTTCGGAGAATGTTGTGTATGGATCCCTGACGCTGCCGATTCGTGTTATCAGCCAGATGGAATACAGGCTGATCCCATCTGTAACGAATGGTGATTGGAGAAAATGGAAGGTAGCTCTGAATATTCAAAACAATACAGCATCAAAAGAAATGAAAGGCTCTGCACGATTGCTCGAACCGGCGAAGTGGAATAGCAATAATGACGTCATTGATTTTGACATTCCTGCCGGCAAAGAGAATTCCATTTTGTTCGACGTGCCGGACAACCCCGGTCCAAAACTGTATACTGTAAAAGTTGAAATTACACAGGAAGGCCAGAAGCCAACCGTCCTTGAGAAAAAGATCAGTTTTCTGGCAGCTGCCAAGGCGGAATGTCCAATTAAAGTGGATGGTACCCTCAGTCCTGAGGAGTGGGAAGATGCCATGCCATTTACCGCGAATGACAAGGCAAGCTATGTTCCACTGAACGGTGGGCAATGGGGTGGCCCGGAGGATATCAGCGCGACCGGATATCTCAAATGGGACAAGGACAATCTTTATCTGGCAATGAACGTTATGGATGACAGCCATGTTCAGACAGACAAAGGCAGCGGTATCTGGAGCGGAGACAGTGTGCAGTTTTGCCTGGATCCCGGGCGGAGCATAGCTCCCGGTTACTATCATACCAATGATGAGATTGGCTTTGCCCTCAATTCACAGGACAATGCCGTCTATCACTGGAAGTGGGCTTCTTCTGCCGGCGATGATCTCACCATGCCGGATGCCGGGTTTTCGGTGGTACGGAAAGGAACGATCACTTCCTATGAGGCTTCCATCCCATGGAGCGATTTGGTACCTGATCCGAATGGGATTGGTGAAAATGTGGATCTGGGTTTCTCCCTGTTGGTCAATGACAGTGATCCCAATGAGCAGGGAATTGGTGAGCGAAAAGGATTTGTTCAATATATGAGTGGTGTTGGTATCACGAAGGATATGGCTCAATATGGGGATCTGGTGCTTGCTGAAGGAACAAACAATCCGCCGGAAACACCTGAAATGGAAGAAATTATTCAAGGATACATGGAAGATGGCCAGCTGAATTCCAATTTGGGAGATCAGCTTCTTTATCGTGTATCCATTATCCAGACAATGGTGGACCAGAAGCAGTTTGCGGAAGCTGTGAACTATTTGAAGGATTTGCGCAGTTATATCTCAGCACCTGCCGTCCTGCAGCAGGGATTGATAACAAAGGATGCTTTGGATGCCATCAATGCAAAAGCACAGGAATGGATTGATGTATTGCAGGCAAAATGA
- a CDS encoding FN3 associated domain-containing protein: MKIKKVHRYLSVVLMIVLAWSLVVCSSPGIVMASAASRENVTTPEKDGIPSKGDVTDSKENHETSTEDATTPEDDKTNPKEDMVAPKDDVSNPKGDIVNPEGSHSAEDNEDNKEGDSGGVPLKTPARDTDKNDVNSENNVTGENTTAGQDAAVETDTSVDSPEEVSAILGETQISDGLVMEAAGDHGTHEPLVNDIDGTKCWTMTHEDDVDMFYLRGTVDPDFLGGKAEPMQVQVTYWDSPQNGFFSLMYDAVDNDIKESDKVTLSGSNTWKTHTFFLPQAKLQSFSGQYFSFRLGIWVPGSGFSDTPVSISRVALQKPTLLPGVATDVPEGIVDPGTEVKLECDEDGVAIYYTTDGSDPVNSDTRAEYGDNNPIVLHQATTIRAYAVKNDQRSLVHAFQYYLPSVSFQFDGQNGTGDGMDAWCAGDIGGDHFLRTTLGGKPCWVSKVEDKSALFINCNIGDGFVSDEAVGYDITVEYFDQGRGSFVVQYAYDNAYVCPPARLGDTGEWKTHTFHLNDVQFDNELNGADFRIGVWGGNMGLSSEDVAFASVAVRKSPLSVQFVSKGDKPGNIFYNDEPFDLEFQLSNKAQKGQDAQVSYTVWNGNGNSLFSEDFYISVPSQKTIYFPIDMSKIHNYGTYIIQLNVHDADGKTILSGEYPFSRILSESSGGNDMIGTQTHFGHRRGDRDKNLPIAAQAGIGWIRDEMFWGDAEKVKGQVEILPEWDEYIDTAIANGLKPLAELDFGNDLYGGGGPVTEEALAAFCNYCVVIAKHFEGRVRHFEIWNEWNGGMDTNGTVDQYSRMLVAASKAIKEVVPDAYIIGGVTAGADIAWLQQMIDYPGAYEAVDAISMHPYCYPSSPENGNVAGSVEQLSHIFGNRAAKPIWLSEIGWPTHTGISGVSETLSGAYAVRLYTWALANPDKVEHIFWYDLQNDGTDETYNENNFGLIRSWLPDDSVPWAAKANYAALSAFTSMISDAEFVRKCDLGDDTYAYLFKKKSDGQDVLILWANGTTTNIGITVGDHPLQLSDMLGNSRKAATIDGTLVLTLTDQPIYLEGNFADSLAPADPMFSVDPLEEGIVAGNELAVTVHRFGSAQNLSGKYQLTLPGGWKTKDADFSSGRDMDILQIEVPGGTKGGTYSINICPVSGDSVYGSLELQVRIIDQVEYTLTPQPANIGDWSKWKVALNVRNNTISNDVKGTVRLLEPAAWRSDDAAADFDISGGEEDSLFFNVPDNPGQKLYTVKVEIAQEGQKTTILEKKVSFLAAAKAEKPIKVDGKIDPGEWKNAMPFTADEDASYFSLNGEKWGGPEDLSAVGYLKWDLDNLYLALNVIDDSHVQTDKGSGIWSGDSVQFCLDPGRSIAPGYYHTNDEIGFALNSRDNTVYHWKWASSTGDDLTMPDAKFSVIRKGTITSYEASIPWRDLVPDPDSIGENTDLGFSLLVNDNDLNDEGTSGRKGYIQYMSGVGTGKDMTKYGDLVLAEGRNNPPEMPEMEEIIEGYMEDGQLNSNLGSQLLYRVSIIHTMVDQKQFAEAVNYLNDLRSYISAPAVLQQGLITEDALDAINAKAQKWIDVLQVR; the protein is encoded by the coding sequence ATGAAAATAAAAAAAGTCCATCGATACCTGAGTGTTGTTTTAATGATCGTGCTGGCGTGGAGCCTTGTTGTCTGCAGCAGTCCTGGAATTGTTATGGCATCGGCAGCTTCCAGGGAGAACGTGACGACTCCCGAGAAGGATGGAATCCCTTCAAAAGGAGATGTGACGGATTCAAAGGAGAATCATGAAACTTCAACAGAAGATGCAACAACTCCAGAGGATGATAAGACTAATCCGAAGGAAGATATGGTCGCTCCAAAAGATGATGTGTCGAATCCCAAAGGAGATATAGTAAATCCGGAAGGCTCTCATTCTGCGGAGGATAATGAGGACAATAAGGAAGGGGATTCTGGCGGAGTTCCTCTCAAGACACCGGCCAGAGATACCGATAAAAATGATGTCAACAGTGAAAATAATGTCACAGGTGAGAATACTACTGCCGGTCAGGATGCGGCGGTTGAAACTGATACGTCTGTTGACAGTCCCGAAGAAGTCTCTGCAATTCTGGGGGAAACACAAATCAGTGATGGGCTTGTCATGGAGGCAGCGGGGGATCATGGAACGCATGAACCATTGGTGAATGATATTGACGGCACCAAATGCTGGACAATGACGCATGAAGACGATGTGGATATGTTTTATCTGCGGGGTACTGTTGATCCGGATTTTCTTGGTGGTAAGGCTGAACCCATGCAGGTTCAGGTTACCTATTGGGATTCTCCCCAAAACGGCTTTTTTTCACTGATGTATGATGCTGTGGATAATGATATCAAGGAATCGGACAAGGTCACCCTTTCCGGAAGCAATACCTGGAAGACCCACACGTTTTTTCTGCCGCAAGCCAAACTGCAGAGTTTCAGTGGACAATACTTTTCTTTTCGTCTGGGAATCTGGGTGCCGGGAAGCGGATTCAGTGACACACCCGTTTCCATCAGCCGGGTGGCTCTGCAGAAGCCTACCTTACTGCCGGGTGTAGCGACTGATGTGCCGGAAGGAATCGTAGATCCTGGTACAGAAGTAAAACTGGAATGTGATGAGGATGGAGTTGCCATTTACTATACAACGGACGGTTCGGATCCGGTGAATTCGGACACCAGGGCAGAATACGGTGACAATAATCCAATTGTTCTTCATCAGGCCACGACCATTAGGGCGTATGCTGTAAAAAACGATCAACGAAGTCTTGTCCATGCCTTCCAATATTATTTACCTTCTGTAAGCTTTCAGTTTGATGGCCAGAATGGAACCGGAGACGGAATGGATGCCTGGTGCGCAGGAGACATTGGCGGGGATCATTTCCTTCGCACCACTTTGGGAGGAAAACCCTGCTGGGTCAGCAAGGTAGAGGATAAATCCGCATTGTTCATAAACTGCAATATCGGTGATGGTTTTGTATCAGATGAAGCAGTTGGTTACGACATAACCGTCGAATATTTTGATCAGGGAAGAGGAAGCTTTGTTGTTCAATATGCTTATGACAATGCCTATGTTTGTCCGCCTGCTCGATTGGGCGATACCGGTGAATGGAAAACCCATACATTTCATTTGAACGATGTGCAGTTTGACAATGAGCTGAATGGCGCTGATTTTCGTATTGGTGTATGGGGAGGCAATATGGGGCTCAGCAGTGAAGATGTTGCTTTTGCCAGTGTTGCTGTTCGGAAATCCCCATTGTCTGTTCAGTTTGTCAGCAAAGGGGATAAGCCTGGAAACATATTCTATAACGACGAACCGTTTGATTTGGAATTTCAGCTCTCCAATAAAGCTCAGAAAGGTCAGGATGCCCAGGTATCCTATACGGTATGGAATGGCAATGGCAACTCACTGTTCTCAGAGGATTTTTACATTTCCGTTCCGTCTCAAAAAACGATTTATTTTCCAATTGATATGTCAAAGATCCACAATTATGGTACCTATATTATCCAATTGAACGTACATGATGCAGATGGGAAAACAATTTTGTCCGGAGAGTATCCTTTCAGCCGGATACTGTCTGAATCCTCAGGGGGTAATGATATGATCGGCACCCAGACCCATTTTGGGCACCGAAGAGGCGACCGGGATAAAAATCTTCCAATTGCTGCACAGGCAGGGATCGGATGGATCCGGGATGAAATGTTCTGGGGAGATGCAGAAAAGGTAAAAGGGCAGGTGGAAATTCTGCCAGAATGGGATGAATACATCGATACTGCCATTGCCAATGGTTTGAAGCCTTTGGCGGAGCTGGATTTTGGAAACGATCTGTATGGAGGCGGCGGGCCGGTTACGGAAGAAGCCCTTGCGGCTTTCTGCAATTACTGCGTTGTCATTGCGAAGCATTTTGAAGGGCGTGTCCGTCACTTTGAGATATGGAATGAATGGAATGGCGGCATGGACACCAACGGAACAGTGGATCAGTACAGCAGGATGCTGGTAGCTGCCAGCAAGGCGATAAAAGAGGTTGTACCGGATGCCTACATCATAGGAGGCGTGACCGCAGGTGCGGATATTGCCTGGCTGCAGCAGATGATTGACTACCCCGGGGCTTATGAAGCTGTGGACGCGATCTCCATGCACCCGTATTGTTATCCCAGCAGTCCTGAGAATGGAAATGTAGCGGGAAGTGTAGAGCAGCTGAGTCATATTTTCGGAAATCGTGCCGCTAAACCCATTTGGCTTTCCGAAATCGGATGGCCGACACATACAGGAATCAGTGGGGTATCCGAGACGCTTTCCGGTGCTTATGCCGTGCGGTTGTATACTTGGGCACTTGCCAATCCTGATAAGGTGGAGCATATCTTCTGGTACGACCTGCAAAATGATGGAACCGATGAAACTTACAATGAAAATAATTTCGGCTTGATACGCAGCTGGCTGCCGGATGATTCGGTGCCATGGGCGGCAAAAGCGAATTATGCTGCACTCAGTGCTTTTACCAGTATGATTTCCGATGCAGAATTTGTCAGGAAGTGTGACCTGGGTGATGATACCTATGCTTATCTCTTTAAGAAAAAAAGTGATGGGCAGGATGTTCTGATTCTATGGGCTAACGGAACCACAACAAATATTGGGATTACAGTTGGGGATCACCCTCTTCAGCTTTCGGATATGCTTGGAAACAGCCGGAAAGCTGCAACGATAGATGGTACTCTTGTTCTTACACTGACCGATCAGCCAATTTATCTGGAAGGAAATTTTGCCGATTCACTGGCGCCTGCAGATCCTATGTTTTCTGTTGATCCGCTGGAAGAAGGTATTGTGGCGGGAAATGAGTTGGCAGTTACCGTTCATCGTTTTGGTAGTGCGCAGAATCTTTCCGGAAAATATCAGCTTACATTACCAGGCGGATGGAAGACAAAAGATGCTGATTTTTCATCCGGCAGGGATATGGATATTCTTCAGATTGAAGTGCCTGGTGGAACAAAAGGCGGAACGTATTCCATCAATATTTGTCCAGTATCCGGAGACTCTGTATATGGCTCACTGGAATTACAGGTACGAATCATTGATCAGGTGGAATATACATTGACTCCTCAACCCGCAAATATTGGAGACTGGAGCAAATGGAAAGTAGCTTTGAATGTCCGGAACAATACCATATCAAACGATGTAAAGGGTACTGTACGATTGCTTGAACCGGCAGCATGGAGGAGCGATGATGCTGCCGCTGACTTTGACATTTCTGGCGGTGAAGAGGATTCCCTCTTCTTTAATGTGCCGGACAATCCTGGACAAAAACTATATACAGTGAAGGTTGAAATTGCGCAGGAGGGCCAGAAGACAACCATCCTTGAGAAAAAGGTCAGCTTCCTGGCAGCCGCCAAAGCGGAGAAGCCGATCAAAGTGGATGGGAAGATCGATCCCGGTGAATGGAAAAATGCAATGCCCTTTACTGCCGATGAGGATGCCAGTTATTTTTCGTTGAATGGAGAGAAGTGGGGAGGCCCGGAGGATCTCAGTGCTGTGGGATATTTGAAGTGGGATTTGGACAATCTTTATCTGGCTTTGAATGTTATAGATGACAGCCATGTTCAAACAGATAAAGGCAGCGGCATCTGGAGCGGAGACAGTGTGCAGTTTTGTCTGGATCCTGGGCGGAGCATAGCCCCCGGTTATTATCATACCAATGATGAGATTGGGTTTGCCCTTAATTCACGGGACAATACCGTTTATCACTGGAAATGGGCTTCTTCTACCGGTGATGATCTCACTATGCCGGATGCGAAGTTTTCGGTTATAAGGAAAGGAACGATTACTTCTTATGAAGCTTCGATTCCATGGAGAGATCTGGTGCCTGATCCGGATAGCATTGGTGAAAATACAGACCTTGGTTTCTCCTTACTAGTTAATGACAATGATCTAAATGATGAAGGAACCAGCGGCCGTAAGGGTTATATCCAGTATATGAGCGGCGTTGGGACAGGGAAGGATATGACCAAATATGGAGATCTTGTGCTCGCGGAAGGGAGAAACAATCCACCCGAAATGCCTGAAATGGAAGAAATCATTGAAGGATATATGGAAGATGGCCAGCTAAATTCCAATTTGGGAAGTCAGCTTCTGTATCGTGTATCCATTATCCATACGATGGTGGATCAGAAGCAATTTGCGGAAGCTGTGAACTATTTGAACGATTTACGCAGCTACATTTCAGCACCTGCCGTCCTGCAGCAGGGGTTGATAACGGAGGATGCACTGGATGCCATCAATGCGAAAGCACAGAAATGGATTGATGTACTGCAGGTTAGATGA
- a CDS encoding lactonase family protein codes for MSPVIFYIGTYTNKSSKGIYGIKRNPETGEFSDPELYAEAVSPTYLAFNPERTVLYAACEPTDGSNGRVAAYKIEPSTGHLKKINEVQAPGRGLCHILMDVSGSWLFGISYADAMVQVYPLGKDGSVGELACMRQHFGQGVHPVRQERAHTHFACLTSEGKYLCICDLGLDMVVVYRFNRETGQLEKDSERTLHLPAGCGPRHMVFHPNGKIAYVVTELSSQVIALSYSAEKGFDILQIVNALPAPNPDATAAAIRIDRAGRYLYTSNRGEDSISLFRIDEDTGDLTHISNTSTHGKTPRDFLLDHTGSLLFCANQDTDNLIIYRISGQDGTIVPIREIKGISMPVCILENSGRA; via the coding sequence GTGAGCCCTGTTATTTTCTATATAGGAACCTATACGAATAAGTCCAGCAAAGGTATTTACGGAATCAAAAGGAACCCGGAGACCGGGGAGTTCAGCGATCCGGAGCTTTATGCAGAGGCAGTGTCCCCCACTTATCTGGCCTTCAATCCGGAGCGGACGGTGCTGTATGCCGCTTGTGAACCGACAGACGGCAGCAATGGGCGGGTAGCTGCCTATAAGATCGAGCCATCGACCGGACATTTGAAAAAAATCAATGAGGTACAGGCTCCGGGGCGGGGACTGTGTCATATTTTAATGGATGTTTCCGGTTCCTGGCTGTTCGGAATATCGTACGCCGATGCGATGGTGCAGGTATATCCTTTGGGAAAGGACGGCAGCGTTGGGGAGCTGGCATGTATGCGGCAGCATTTTGGGCAGGGAGTCCATCCTGTACGCCAGGAAAGAGCCCATACGCATTTTGCCTGTCTGACCTCGGAAGGGAAGTATCTGTGTATCTGTGATCTGGGACTGGACATGGTGGTGGTTTATCGGTTCAACAGGGAAACCGGACAGCTGGAGAAGGACAGCGAGCGTACCCTTCACTTACCGGCAGGCTGTGGTCCGAGACATATGGTGTTTCATCCAAATGGGAAAATCGCCTATGTGGTGACCGAACTGTCTTCTCAGGTGATTGCATTGTCTTATTCCGCAGAGAAGGGATTTGACATTCTGCAGATTGTAAATGCCTTGCCGGCTCCCAATCCGGATGCAACGGCAGCTGCCATTCGGATTGACCGGGCTGGCCGGTATCTGTACACCTCCAATCGGGGAGAAGACAGCATTTCCCTGTTTCGGATCGACGAGGATACCGGGGATCTGACGCACATCAGCAATACTTCCACACATGGGAAGACTCCCAGGGATTTCCTGCTGGATCACACCGGCTCTCTTTTGTTTTGTGCCAATCAGGATACGGATAATCTGATCATTTATCGTATCTCCGGACAAGACGGTACCATTGTCCCCATCAGGGAAATCAAAGGAATTTCCATGCCGGTATGTATTTTGGAGAATTCCGGCCGGGCATGA